A single region of the Pseudothermotoga sp. genome encodes:
- the rpsQ gene encoding 30S ribosomal protein S17 gives MPKKRLIGVVVSDKMDKTVVVKVTRRFEHPDYKKHIERSKKYHVHDENNTCKVGDVVLIEETRPLSKTKRWRVVEILQRGYQTEKMPGVEESEQI, from the coding sequence ATGCCAAAGAAACGATTGATAGGTGTTGTGGTCAGTGACAAAATGGATAAGACAGTTGTGGTCAAAGTCACCAGGAGATTCGAGCATCCCGATTACAAGAAACACATAGAGAGATCTAAGAAATACCACGTTCACGATGAAAATAATACCTGCAAAGTTGGAGATGTTGTTCTCATAGAAGAAACGAGACCTCTGAGTAAAACTAAAAGATGGAGAGTTGTGGAGATACTCCAGCGAGGCTATCAGACTGAAAAAATGCCCGGGGTTGAGGAGAGTGAGCAAATATGA
- the rpmC gene encoding 50S ribosomal protein L29 — MRASDIRNYTDEELKKLLDEKKRQLMELRFQLAMGQLRNTSLIEETKRDIARIKTILRERELGVRR, encoded by the coding sequence ATGAGAGCAAGTGATATCAGAAACTATACTGATGAAGAATTGAAAAAGCTGTTGGATGAAAAAAAGAGGCAACTCATGGAACTGAGATTTCAATTAGCAATGGGGCAATTGAGAAATACATCTCTAATAGAGGAAACCAAAAGAGATATAGCAAGGATCAAGACAATACTTCGTGAACGAGAACTGGGAGTAAGGAGGTAA
- the rplP gene encoding 50S ribosomal protein L16: MLMPKRVKYRKQQRGRIKGEAKGGTTVAFGEWGLKALAPSWVTAQQIEAGRIAIMRVLKKGGKLWIRVFPDKPYTKKPAESRMGKGKGNVEGWVCPVRPGKILYEIAGVDEQTARQALEYAASKLPIPTKIVSRTSFGGEAV, from the coding sequence ATGTTGATGCCAAAAAGAGTCAAATACAGAAAGCAACAACGAGGAAGAATCAAAGGTGAGGCGAAGGGTGGAACAACAGTTGCTTTTGGTGAGTGGGGTTTGAAAGCTCTTGCGCCTTCCTGGGTCACAGCTCAGCAGATTGAAGCTGGTAGGATAGCCATCATGAGGGTGTTAAAAAAAGGTGGAAAACTCTGGATCAGAGTTTTTCCAGATAAACCTTACACCAAGAAACCTGCTGAGTCAAGGATGGGTAAAGGGAAGGGTAACGTTGAAGGCTGGGTCTGTCCAGTTAGACCTGGCAAAATTTTATACGAAATCGCAGGTGTCGATGAGCAAACCGCTAGGCAAGCCCTCGAGTATGCTGCTAGTAAGTTGCCAATCCCAACCAAGATAGTTTCGAGGACTTCTTTCGGGGGTGAAGCCGTATGA
- the rpsC gene encoding 30S ribosomal protein S3 yields MGQKVHPRGFRLGITSNWQARWFNEKNYSSWLREDEEIRKMVKSMYIQAGISEVFIERPDNETVTVVIRTARPGVIIGKKGTEIGKLREELEKKLNRRVVVNVEEVKTPELDAQLVAESIATRIEKRASYKRAMKRAISDAIRKGAVGIKTMVSGRLAGAEIARREWYLRGRLPLQKVRAVVDYGTARAETKYGTIGVKVWIYKGDVQI; encoded by the coding sequence GTGGGTCAGAAAGTGCATCCGAGAGGATTCAGACTGGGCATCACATCAAACTGGCAAGCACGCTGGTTCAATGAGAAGAACTACAGTTCATGGCTTAGAGAAGACGAAGAGATAAGGAAGATGGTTAAGTCAATGTACATTCAAGCTGGTATAAGTGAGGTTTTCATAGAACGACCTGACAATGAAACTGTCACGGTGGTTATTAGAACTGCGCGTCCTGGTGTCATCATAGGTAAGAAGGGTACTGAGATCGGTAAATTAAGAGAAGAGCTTGAAAAGAAGCTCAACAGAAGAGTTGTTGTGAATGTTGAAGAAGTAAAAACGCCCGAGCTTGATGCACAACTTGTGGCCGAAAGTATAGCAACTAGAATTGAGAAAAGGGCATCATACAAGCGTGCAATGAAGAGGGCTATTTCCGATGCGATTCGTAAAGGTGCTGTTGGAATCAAGACGATGGTTTCTGGTCGTCTGGCTGGTGCTGAAATAGCAAGACGCGAATGGTATTTGAGAGGTCGACTCCCGTTGCAAAAGGTGAGGGCGGTGGTAGATTACGGAACAGCTAGAGCTGAAACGAAGTATGGTACGATCGGTGTTAAAGTTTGGATATACAAAGGTGATGTGCAGATCTAA
- the rplV gene encoding 50S ribosomal protein L22 — MPTENQVRRPKRSVQQKQREEVETKEARAVAKYVRLSPRKARCVVNAIKGKSVDEAFQILQMSPKKAARIIEKVLKSAVANAENNAKLSRDGLYISHCVVDDGPRMKRIWIRGRGRADIIQRRMCHITVVVKSKD; from the coding sequence ATGCCTACTGAGAATCAAGTTAGAAGGCCTAAACGATCTGTTCAGCAAAAGCAACGTGAAGAAGTTGAGACGAAGGAAGCACGTGCTGTTGCCAAGTACGTGAGATTATCACCAAGAAAAGCTCGCTGTGTAGTGAATGCTATAAAAGGTAAAAGTGTCGATGAAGCTTTCCAAATTCTTCAAATGTCTCCCAAAAAAGCTGCGAGAATCATCGAGAAAGTCCTGAAGTCAGCTGTGGCCAACGCTGAGAACAATGCGAAACTCAGTAGAGATGGCCTTTACATTTCTCACTGTGTTGTGGATGATGGTCCAAGGATGAAAAGAATTTGGATACGCGGTAGGGGAAGAGCGGATATAATCCAAAGGCGGATGTGCCACATAACAGTAGTTGTGAAAAGCAAAGACTAA
- the rpsS gene encoding 30S ribosomal protein S19, whose protein sequence is MSRSKKKGPYVDPKLLKKIRMLNETGEKKIIKTWSRASTIVPEMVGHTIAVHNGLKHIPIYITENMVGHRLGEFALTRRFGGHADKKVASKGQVK, encoded by the coding sequence GTGTCCCGATCGAAGAAGAAAGGACCGTATGTTGATCCAAAATTGTTAAAGAAAATAAGGATGCTCAATGAAACTGGCGAGAAAAAGATCATAAAGACTTGGAGCAGGGCTTCCACCATAGTGCCTGAAATGGTAGGGCACACGATAGCTGTTCACAATGGCTTGAAACACATACCCATATACATAACAGAAAATATGGTTGGCCACAGGCTCGGTGAGTTCGCACTGACACGGAGATTTGGAGGTCACGCGGACAAAAAAGTAGCCTCTAAAGGTCAAGTCAAGTGA
- the rplB gene encoding 50S ribosomal protein L2 has protein sequence MGLKKFKPITPGRRFMVIPDFSEITKGEPEKSLLVPIKKTGGRNHHGHTTVRFRGGGHKRRYRIIDFKRDKIGIPARVVSIEYDPNRTARIALLIYADGEKRYILAPNGLQVGDTIMAGPEAEIRVGNALPLEKIPLGTMIHNVEIKPGSGGKIARSAGVACQLMAKEGDYALLRMPSGELRKIHIKCYATIGVVGNEDHKNEVDGKAGRPRWKGRRPHVRGMVMNPVDHPMGGGEGRGKGQHPVTPWGVPCKGYKTRRGRRPSDKFIVRRRNEV, from the coding sequence ATGGGTCTAAAGAAGTTCAAACCGATCACGCCCGGCCGGAGATTCATGGTGATTCCTGATTTCTCGGAAATAACCAAAGGAGAACCTGAGAAATCCTTACTGGTACCCATCAAGAAAACTGGTGGGAGAAACCATCACGGTCATACGACGGTGAGATTTCGCGGAGGAGGTCACAAGCGCAGGTATAGGATTATCGATTTTAAGCGTGACAAGATAGGTATACCCGCCAGGGTTGTGTCCATTGAATATGACCCGAACAGAACCGCGAGGATAGCGTTGCTTATCTACGCTGATGGAGAGAAAAGGTACATTCTGGCTCCCAATGGTCTTCAGGTCGGAGACACCATCATGGCTGGACCCGAGGCTGAAATAAGAGTTGGTAATGCGCTTCCTCTCGAGAAAATACCCCTTGGAACGATGATACACAACGTGGAAATCAAACCGGGCTCCGGTGGAAAGATTGCTCGCTCGGCTGGTGTTGCCTGTCAATTGATGGCGAAGGAAGGAGATTACGCCCTTTTAAGAATGCCATCCGGCGAATTGCGAAAAATTCACATAAAATGTTATGCCACTATAGGTGTGGTCGGCAATGAGGACCACAAGAACGAGGTTGATGGCAAAGCCGGAAGACCACGTTGGAAAGGCAGAAGGCCGCATGTAAGAGGTATGGTGATGAATCCCGTGGATCATCCAATGGGTGGTGGGGAAGGAAGGGGTAAAGGTCAGCATCCAGTAACTCCTTGGGGTGTACCATGCAAGGGATACAAGACTAGAAGAGGCAGAAGACCATCGGACAAATTCATAGTCCGCAGGCGCAATGAAGTCTGA
- the rplW gene encoding 50S ribosomal protein L23, which yields MSQGKLTPYDVIIRPMVTEKTTLARENRKYVFEVNLKANKHQVRNAVEKLFNVKVEKVNILLMKPKPKRRGLFEGDTRRWKKAIVTLKEGHVIKELEVQQ from the coding sequence ATGAGCCAAGGAAAGCTCACGCCATACGACGTAATTATTAGACCCATGGTAACTGAAAAAACCACTCTTGCCAGAGAGAATAGAAAATATGTTTTCGAAGTCAATCTCAAAGCGAACAAGCACCAAGTTAGAAATGCTGTGGAAAAATTGTTCAATGTCAAAGTTGAGAAAGTGAATATTCTTCTGATGAAACCAAAACCCAAACGCAGAGGTTTATTCGAAGGGGACACTAGACGTTGGAAAAAAGCTATCGTCACGTTGAAAGAGGGCCATGTTATTAAAGAGCTGGAAGTCCAGCAGTGA